One genomic region from Gemmobacter aquarius encodes:
- the rpoZ gene encoding DNA-directed RNA polymerase subunit omega — protein sequence MARVTVEDCVDKVPNRFELVMLAAHRAREIQSGSPLTIDRDNDKNPVVSLREIAEETQSADALRERMIESHQTQIEVDEPEEDQMALLMSGEMDRPMQDDMSEEKLLRALMEAQGDN from the coding sequence ATGGCCCGCGTGACGGTCGAAGATTGCGTTGACAAAGTGCCGAACCGGTTTGAACTGGTCATGCTCGCAGCGCACCGCGCCCGCGAGATCCAGTCAGGCTCGCCCCTGACCATCGACCGCGACAATGACAAGAACCCGGTCGTCTCGCTGCGCGAGATCGCCGAGGAAACGCAAAGCGCCGATGCGCTGCGCGAGCGGATGATCGAAAGCCACCAGACCCAGATCGAGGTCGACGAACCCGAAGAAGACCAGATGGCGCTTCTTATGTCGGGCGAGATGGACCGCCCGATGCAGGACGACATGTCCGAAGAAAAGCTGCTGCGCGCGCTGATGGAAGCGCAGGGCGACAACTGA
- the folK gene encoding 2-amino-4-hydroxy-6-hydroxymethyldihydropteridine diphosphokinase, giving the protein MESHEDQLLVALGANLPIGDQTALATLQRAAHALGSSGLTLNFSTFYATPCFPQGAGPDYVNAAAAGPIPQGWDAARVLALLHRIEDDFGRKRDQRWGMRTLDLDLVAFGNSVLPDAATQTRWRDLDPEAQRSMAPDRLILPHPRLQDRAFVLVPLADVAPDWRHPLLGQTTLEMLAALPATDRDQVVPIPL; this is encoded by the coding sequence ATGGAGAGTCACGAAGATCAACTTTTGGTTGCGCTTGGTGCAAATTTGCCGATCGGTGACCAGACCGCCCTCGCCACCCTGCAACGCGCTGCCCACGCCCTTGGTTCGTCCGGCCTGACACTGAATTTCAGCACGTTCTATGCCACACCCTGCTTCCCGCAAGGCGCCGGTCCCGACTATGTGAACGCCGCCGCCGCCGGACCGATTCCCCAAGGCTGGGATGCCGCGCGCGTCCTCGCCCTTCTGCACCGGATCGAGGACGATTTCGGTCGCAAGCGCGACCAGCGCTGGGGCATGCGGACGCTCGATCTCGACCTTGTCGCCTTTGGCAATTCTGTCCTGCCCGATGCTGCAACCCAGACGCGCTGGCGCGACCTTGATCCCGAAGCGCAGCGTAGCATGGCACCCGACCGGCTGATCCTGCCCCATCCCCGCCTGCAGGACCGCGCCTTCGTGCTGGTTCCCCTCGCCGATGTCGCCCCCGATTGGCGCCACCCGCTGCTGGGCCAGACCACGCTGGAAATGCTCGCAGCCCTGCCCGCCACAGACCGCGATCAGGTGGTCCCGATCCCGCTGTGA
- a CDS encoding LabA-like NYN domain-containing protein, giving the protein MFYKDERLALFIDGSNLYAAAKSLGFDIDYKLLRQEFMRRGKLLRAFYYTALLENEEYSPIRPLVDWLNYNGFTMVTKPAKEYTDSQGRRKVKGNMDIELTVDAMELAPRVDHIVLFSGDGDFRPLIESLQRQGVRVSVVSTIRSQPPMIADELRRQADNFIELDELRDVIGRPPREPRAMEREEAEVEAK; this is encoded by the coding sequence ATGTTTTACAAGGACGAACGGCTTGCCCTGTTCATCGATGGCTCGAATCTTTACGCGGCGGCAAAATCGCTCGGGTTCGACATAGATTACAAATTGCTGCGTCAGGAATTCATGCGTCGCGGCAAGTTGCTGCGGGCGTTCTACTATACCGCGCTTCTGGAGAATGAAGAGTATTCGCCGATCCGCCCGCTGGTGGACTGGCTGAACTACAACGGCTTCACCATGGTGACGAAGCCCGCCAAGGAATACACCGACAGCCAGGGACGGCGGAAGGTGAAGGGCAACATGGACATCGAGCTTACCGTCGATGCGATGGAACTGGCTCCGCGGGTTGACCATATCGTGCTGTTCTCGGGTGATGGCGATTTCCGGCCGCTGATCGAAAGCCTGCAACGGCAGGGCGTGCGCGTTTCGGTGGTGTCGACGATCCGCAGCCAGCCGCCGATGATCGCCGACGAATTGCGCCGTCAGGCCGACAATTTCATCGAGCTGGACGAACTGCGCGATGTGATCGGGCGTCCGCCGCGCGAACCGCGCGCGATGGAACGCGAAGAAGCCGAGGTCGAGGCGAAGTGA